A genomic stretch from Falco naumanni isolate bFalNau1 chromosome 6, bFalNau1.pat, whole genome shotgun sequence includes:
- the LOC121090412 gene encoding syndecan-1-like, with product MDFNEQPFPGIEGRTEKEVISPSAPSNVVTEEPVVAVKDEVSILGSPDEKPANDVVTTTVRSPTTHLPSVVHVTPSEASGMVHEPEPKIPSSFIPDTKDMPEPYSTTHHEGGIIATPTMTTPKDVVPTHEEVSEDGSGDPGDFILTKDEDLVPTQNSEVPSDSGRNAKAAGASGIMDRKEVLGGVIAGGLVGLVFAVFLVAFMLYRMKKKDEGSYSLDEPKQSNGGYQKPHKQEEFYA from the exons ATGGATTTTAACGAACAGCCATTTCCTGGGATTGAGGGCAGAACTGAAAAGGAAGTAATATCTCCTTCTGCACCTAGTAACGTAGTGACAGAGGAGCCAGTTGTAGCTGTCAAGGATGAAGTATCCATCCTGGGCTCACCTGATGAGAAACCAGCAAATGATGTTGTTACAACAACAGTGAGAAGCCCCACTACTCATCTTCCTTCAGTGGTTCATGTAACTCCTTCAGAAGCCTCAGGCATGGTCCATGAGCCCGAACCTAAAATCCCTAGCTCTTTCATACCAGACACTAAAGACATGCCTGAGCCCTACTCTACCACCCATCACGAGGGAGGCATCATTGCCACCCCCACGATGACAACTCCAAAGGATGTGGTTCCTACACATGAAGAAGTTTCTGAAGATGGCTCTGGAGACCCG GGAGACTTCATCTTGACCAAAGATGAGGATTTGGTCCCCACCCAGAACTCAGAAGTACCATCTGACTCTGGGAGGAATGCCAAAGCAGCAGGAGCCTCAGGAATTATGGACAGAAAAGAAGTTCTTGGAG GTGTAATTGCTGGAGGACTAGTAGGCTTGGTGTTTGCAGTGTTTCTAGTTGCATTTATGCTgtacagaatgaagaaaaaagacgAAGGCAGCTATTCACTGGATGAACCAAAACAGTCTAATGGAGGATaccaaaaaccacacaaacagGAAGAATTCTATGCATAA